The genomic stretch GCACGATTTGAGTTGCTACAGCCGCGACGGCTGCATCGTCGATTTCGCGCGGCTGCCCGTGGACGTGGCCTGGGGCCGCGCGACGCTCAATCCGACGGCAGTAGCGGATTCCAAAGTGCTCGTCGAGCCGGTGCACGGAGGTCCGAATCAATAGTAGCAATTGGCAAGGCGCAAGTTCGACGTCGCACTTGTGCGGCGATGGCTCGACCGCGGCGAATTATCGCGACGTAGACGCGAATGCTTTGAAAAGGTGCTGGCCATGAACGATGACCTTCCGACCGAGCGAAAGCTGTTCACTGTCGAGCAGGTCAATTCGATGCTGCCGCTGGTTCGGGCGATCGTCAAGGATTTGGCAAATCTTTCTCTCGAGGTGGTCGAGCGCCGCGAACGGCTGGCGCATCTGATGTCGGGGCGAAACCTTGAGCCGGGCGACCCGTATCGCGCCGAATTAGTGCAGATCGAGGAAGAATTGGAGAAAGACGCCCGGCGGCTGCGCGACTACGTTGAAGAGCTGCGTGAGTTGGGCGCCGAGCCGAAGAATGGCATCGAAGGGTTGGTTGACTTCCCGACGATTGTCGACGGCCGCGTCGTCTATCTCTGCTGGAAGCTCGATGAGCCTGAAGTGCTCTTCTGGCACGAATTGGATGCCGGATTTCAGGGCCGCCAGCCATTGCCGACCGCCGCCGCGGTGTGACGTCAGGTCGCCGCCTGGCGACTTGCGTCCGGTGTGCTCGTGAAGATCATCCTTGCCAGCGGTTCAGCGCGCGTGGTAGACTCGCCACGTTGGTCGCGAATGCGGCACGAAGCGAATTCGCTCGCCACAGCAATCGGCGTGCCCGGCACGATGGTCGGTATGTTTAGCGGCAACGTCCGCTTCGCCCGTCGTGAATCGTACGCAATCTATCGTGGAGACCAGAAAATGAAGCGTATCGGATTGTTCATCGTTTTAGTATGCGGATTGACGGCCGCGATTGGCTGTTCGGAGGTCAAACGAAAGGCCGAGGAAGCGGCTCGCGCCACCGAGGAGCGTGCCATGGGCAAAGGTGAAGAGGCCGCTCGTGAGGCCGGCAACAAGGCGGTCGATAGCGCCGCCACGGCTGCTGCTGGCTCGTCCGAAAAAGATGCCGCTGACGCCAAAAACCGCGACAAGCTGAAAGGCAAAGACGACGACGACAAGTGACGCGCGGTTTCGGCGCGGTTCAAGCGCCGGTGCCGCACGAGTGCGGCGGCTAAATGACGATTTGCCGCTTTCCGTTTGTCACTTGTCGTTTCCCTAGTCCCCAGCCCCTAGTCCCGAGTCCCTCCCGATGTCTTCGATCAATCTCAAATCGCTTGTCGGCAAACTCAGTCCTGTTTCGCGCCGGGCGCTGGAATCCGCGGCGGGGATGTGCCTGTCGCGGACCAATTACAACGTCGAGATCGAGCATTGGCTCTTGAAGTTGCTCGAGCCGGCGGATTCCGATTTGGCGCGGGTCGTCAAGCATTACGAGATCGATCCCTCGCGCGTCAATCGCGATTTGACTCGCGCGCTCGACAAGCTCCGCACCGGCAACGCCCGAGCGCCGGAACTCTCGCTCGAGGTGGTCGATGCGATGCGCGAGGGTTGGGTGATTGCATCGCTTAAGTATGGCAGTCCGGTGGTCAGGTCGGGGCACATTTTGGCGGCGCTGCTGACCGATCGAAACCTATCGGGGCGGATTCGCACCAGTTCGGAAGAGCTGGCCAAGATTCCCGCCGAGCAACTTGAAAAAGATCTGCCCGCACTCACGGCCGACACCGCCGAAGCGGCGGAAGCCGCCCGCGCGCAGCCGGCGGCCCAAAGCGATGGTTCGCCGCGCCCTGCATCCCCCGATTCGAAGACTCCGTCGCTCGATCAGTTCACTTCGAATCTGACCGAACAGGCCAGGAAGGGCAAAATTGATCCGGTGCTGGGTCGCGATGCCGAAGTGCGGCAGATCATCGACGTGCTGACGCGCCGCCGCCAGAACAATCCGATCCTCACCGGCGAGGCGGGAGTCGGCAAGACGGCGGTCGTCGAGGGATTTGCCCTCCGAATCGCGGCCGGCGATGTGCCCGATGCGCTCAAGAACGTCGCTCTGCGAACGCTCGACCTAGGCCTGCTGCAAGCTGGCGCGGGTGTCAAAGGAGAATTCGAGAATCGTCTCCGGTCGGTGATTGACGAGGTCAAGGCCTCTCCGACCCCGATCATTCTTTTCATCGACGAGGCCCACACGATGATCGGCGCCGGCGGCCAGGCCGGGCAAGGCGATGCCGCAAACCTGCTCAAGCCGGCACTCGCCCGCGGAGAATTGCGCACCATCGCCGCCACGACCTGGGCGGAATACAAGAAGTATTTTGAGCGCGATGCAGCGCTTGCCCGGCGGTTCCAGGTGGTCAAGGTCGAGGAGCCGAGCGAAGATGCCGCCGTCGAGATGATGCGCGGCCTGATCGAAACGCTCGAAAAGCACCACGGCGTGCGAATCTTGAACGAGGCGGTCGTCGACGCGGTGCGGCTCTCGAACCGCTATATCTCGGGCCGGCAATTGCCCGACAAATCGGTAAGCCTCTTGGATACGGCATGCGCTCGGGTCGCGATTGGGCAGGGAGCGACGCCGCCGGCCGTCGAGGACCGCCGGCGCCGCGTCGAGCAATTGGGCGTGGCGATTGGCGTGCTCGAGCGGGAGAACGTCACCGGCGCCGAGCACGACAAGAA from Pirellulales bacterium encodes the following:
- the tssH gene encoding type VI secretion system ATPase TssH is translated as MSSINLKSLVGKLSPVSRRALESAAGMCLSRTNYNVEIEHWLLKLLEPADSDLARVVKHYEIDPSRVNRDLTRALDKLRTGNARAPELSLEVVDAMREGWVIASLKYGSPVVRSGHILAALLTDRNLSGRIRTSSEELAKIPAEQLEKDLPALTADTAEAAEAARAQPAAQSDGSPRPASPDSKTPSLDQFTSNLTEQARKGKIDPVLGRDAEVRQIIDVLTRRRQNNPILTGEAGVGKTAVVEGFALRIAAGDVPDALKNVALRTLDLGLLQAGAGVKGEFENRLRSVIDEVKASPTPIILFIDEAHTMIGAGGQAGQGDAANLLKPALARGELRTIAATTWAEYKKYFERDAALARRFQVVKVEEPSEDAAVEMMRGLIETLEKHHGVRILNEAVVDAVRLSNRYISGRQLPDKSVSLLDTACARVAIGQGATPPAVEDRRRRVEQLGVAIGVLERENVTGAEHDKKLGELKVELAAVKDELKALEERWAKERELVTQIRQLRDQLEGRPAPVKKVADVAKPPEPIKPVELTAQDRERRRGELDKRTAELRELQGETPLMSVCVDSQAIADVVSAWTGIPVGRMVSNEIQTVLNLKQKMEERIIGQSHALEAIAQSIRTSRARLTDPRRPIGVFMLVGPSGTGKTETAITLADLLYGGEQNMTVINMSEFKEEHKVSLLMGSPPGYVGYGEGGVLTEAVRRRPYSVLLLDELEKAHPGVQEIFYQVFDKGTLRDGEGRDIDFKNTVILMTSNAASDTVMKLCADPDTMPDAAGLAEALRPELLKVFKPAFLGRISIVPYFPLSDQALRNIIELKLRQVRRRVEENYQAEFSYDPNLVTTIASRCKEVESGARNIDHIISRTLLPELSAEFLSRMAEGGAIEKVRLGVDAAGNFVYDIQ
- a CDS encoding DUF2203 domain-containing protein, translated to MNDDLPTERKLFTVEQVNSMLPLVRAIVKDLANLSLEVVERRERLAHLMSGRNLEPGDPYRAELVQIEEELEKDARRLRDYVEELRELGAEPKNGIEGLVDFPTIVDGRVVYLCWKLDEPEVLFWHELDAGFQGRQPLPTAAAV